One window of the Triticum dicoccoides isolate Atlit2015 ecotype Zavitan chromosome 3B, WEW_v2.0, whole genome shotgun sequence genome contains the following:
- the LOC119281612 gene encoding uncharacterized protein LOC119281612, translated as MGNCAASRHAGESWADDGEWEEASSTSDDDHHRRHHHHDGSEEHLSEVTIRITKRQLHELMERKTPGGRRSSTRQLLADIMDSGEVHHHDVHQEEHWRPALRSIPEAVES; from the coding sequence ATGGGGAACTGCGCGGCGTCGCGGCACGCCGGGGAGTCGTGGGCCGACGACGGCGAGTGGGAGGAGGCGTCGTCCACGTCGGATGacgaccaccaccgccgccaccaccatcaCGACGGGTCGGAGGAGCACCTGTCGGAGGTGACGATCAGGATCACCAAGAGGCAGCTGCACGAGCTGATGGAGAGGAAGACGCCCGGCGGCCGGCGTAGCAGCACCCGGCAGCTGCTGGCCGACATCATGGACTCCGGGGAGGTGCACCACCATGACGTGCACCAGGAAGAGCACTGGAGGCCCGCGCTGCGGAGCATTCCGGAGGCCGTCGAGTCGTGA